The sequence GCCCGTCCTGGAAGATCCAGACGATCGCGCCGAACGAGGCGGTCAGCGACAGCGCGTTCATCAGCAGCGCCTTGATCGGCAGCACGATCGAGCCGAACGCGAGGAACAGCAGCAGCACGGTCACGCCGGCCACGATCAGCCCCATCCACGGCAGCAGCCGGCCGAGGCTGGACAGCAGGTCCGCCAGCGTCGCGGTCTGCCCGCCGACCAGCACCGACCCGCCCGGCGGGGGCGGCAGCGCCCGGACCCGGTCGACCAGCGCCCGGGACTGCGCCGACATCGGGTCGCCGGCGAAGGCCAGGTCGACCCGGGCCGTACGGTCCCGCCGGTCGGTGACCGTGGCCGAGGTGATGCCCGGGACGGTCCGGGCCTCGCCGACCCAGGCGTTCAGGTCGCCCGGCCCGGCGCCGGCCGGGAGCGAGACCACGGCCTGGATCGGGGTGGTCGCGTTGGCCGGGAAGTCGCGGTTCAGGGTCTCGGTGACCTGCCGGCTCTCGGTCGCGGCCGGCAGCGCGCGGGCGTCGATGCCGCCGAAGCTGACCCGCAGGAACGGCAGCCCCAAGGTCAGCAGCACCCCGACGACCGCGGTCGCGTAGAGCACCGGGCGGCGCATGACGCTGCGGGCCAGCCGGTCCCAGGCCCCGGTCGCGGTGGCCGGGGCGGCCGTACGGCGGCGGCGGACCGGGAGCGCGTCGACCCGGCGGCCGAGCACGGCCAGCAGCGCCGGCAGCACGGTCAGCGCGGCGGCCACCGCGATCAGCACCGCGGCGATCCCGCCCAGGCCCATCGAGCGCAGGAAGACCTGCGGGAAGATCAGCAGCCCGGCCAGCGCGGCCGCCACCGTCAGCCCGGAGACGGCGACGGTGCGCCCGGCGGTGGCCATCGTGCGGACCAGCGCGGCCCGCGGCTCCAGCCCGCCGGCCAGCTCCTCGCGGTAGCGCCCGACGACGAACAGGCCGTAGTCGATCGCCAGCCCCATCCCGAGGATCGTCACCACGTTGACCGAGAAGATCGACACCTCGGTGAACAGCGAGACCACCCGCAACGCGGTGAACGCGCCGAGGATCGCGAGCGCGCCGATCGCCACCGGCAGGCTGGCCGCGACCAGGCTGCCGAAGACGAGCACGAGCAGCACCAGCAGGATCGGCATGGAGAGCGTCTCGGCCCGGACGAGGTCGGCGCTGACCCGCTCGTTGATGTCCCGGCCGACCGTGGTGGTGCCGCTGACCGTCGTGTCCAGCCCGGGTGCGGCCAGATCCGGCTCGATCCGGTTCAGCACGTCGGTGCGCTGCTGCTCGTCCCCCTGCAGCGTCAGCACCGCGTACGTCGCGTGCCGGTCGGCGCTGACCAGGCCGGGCGCGCGGGTGCCGTACCAGTCGACGGTGCGGGCGACGGCGTCGGCGGGCAGCGCCGCCAGGGTGCCGGTGACGGCCTGCCGGACGGCGGGATCGTCGACGGTCCGGTCGGCGCTGCGGTAGAGCACGACCACGTCGGCGTCGTCGCGGCCCAGCTCGGCCGCGGCGACCGCGGCCGCCCGGGAGCTGTCGCTACCCGGGTCGTCGAAGCCGCCGCTGGTCAGGGAGGCGAACACGCCGGTCCCCCAGAGCCCGCCGACGAGCAGGAATGCCACGGCGGCGACCAGCACCGCCCAGCGCCGCCGGAACGCTGCCCGGCCCAGTGCCTCGAACATGCCACCCTCCTGGTCTATACTCTCTCACTACCGTGAACGGTGTTTATCCAACGCCCTCTACTGTGCATACATCGTTCACTGAAGTCAAGGGCGTTCAGGAATGGAGGCGACGTGGCCACCACGCTCAGCCGCCGGGAGCGGGTCCGGGCGGCGACCGTCGCCGAGATCAAGGAGACCGCCCGGCGAATCCTGGTCGCCGAGGGTCCCGACGGGCTCTCGCTGCGGGCGATCGCGCGGGAGATGGGCATGACCGCGCCGGCGCTCTACCGCTACTTCCCCAGCCGGGAAGACCTGGTCATCGCCCTGATCGCCGACCTGTACGACGAGCTCACCGAGGCGCTGGAGGCGGCCCGCGACGGCGAGGCCGAGGCCGGGGCGCCGTTCCAGCTGGGCGCGGCCAGCCGGGAGTTCCGGGGCTGGGCGCTGGCGAACCGGCGCGAGTTCGAGTTGCTGTTCGGCAGCCCGATCCCGGGCCGCGGTGAGGACGAGGACGACGACGACCCGGCCCACCAGGCGTCCGAGCGGTTCGGGCTCATCTTCGGCGGGCTGGTGGCGCGGATCTACCTCGACGACCCGTTCCCGATCCCGGCCGACGAGGAGATCCCGCCGGAGCTGCGGCAGGAACTCGAGACCTGGCGCTCCTGGTTCCCGGTCGAGCTGCCGCTGGGCGCGGCGCAGGTGTTCCTGTCCTGCTGGATCCAGCTGTACGGGATGGTCGCGATGGAGGTCTTCGGCCACCTGCGGTTCGCGCTCTCCGACGCCGAGCCGATGTTCGAGTCCGAGCTCCGCGACCTCGCCACCAAACTCGGCTTCGCCGACAAGTACCCACCTTCTCCCCCGCCCTGACGGACGGGGTGGGTCAGCCGCCGGTGAGGCGGGTGAGGAGGGTGGCCCGGCGGGCGGGGGTGCCGGTGCGGGCCTCGGCCGCGTCGGCCGAGGTCGCGAGCCGGCGGACCGCGGTCGCCCCGAGCCAGCGCAGCGGCTCCGGTTCCCAGCGCCGGGACCGGTGCCCGACCCAGGGCAGCCGGGTCAGCCGGGTGTCCCGGCGCAGGACGAGGTCGGCCAGCGTCCGCCCGGCCAGGTTGGCGGTGGCGACGCCGTCGCCGACGTACCCGCCGCCCCAGCCGAGGCCGGTCGCCGGATCGAGCCCGACCGAGGGGAACCAGTCCCGGGCCGCCGCCAGCGGGCCGCCCCACCGGTGCGTGACCGGGACGTCCCCGAGGCCCGGCAGGACCGTGCGCATCGTCCGCTCCAGCTCGGCGAAGACCCGCTCGTCCCGGTCGTACGCGGGCTCGGTCCGGGACCGGGCGTGGTACGGCGCCCCCCGCCCGCCGAACGCGATCCGCCCGTCCGCGGTGCGCTGCGCGTACACCAGCAGGTGCCGCCCGTCCGTGAGCGTCTCGGCGCCGTCCCAGCCGAGCGCGTCCCAGGCCGCCGCGGGCAGCGGCGCGGTCGCCACGATCAGCGAGTAGATCGGCAGCACGGTCCGCCGCTCCCCCGGCAGCTCGGCCGTGTACGCCTCGGTCGCCCGGATCACCACCGGCGCCCGCACCCGCCCCCGCGCGGTCTCCACAACGCCGGCCGACAGCGCGGTCGCGGCGGTCCGCTCGTAGATCCGGACGCCGCGCTCGGAGGCCGCCCGGGCCAGCCCCCGGACCAGCGCGGCCGGCTGGACCCGGGCGCAGTGCGGGGTGAAGGCCGCGCCGAGCACCCCGGCCGCGGCGACCCGCTCCCGGACCTCGGCCGCGGACAGCCAGCGGGTGTCGGTCGCACCCCAGTCCTGGTCGTCGGCGACGTGGGCCTTGACCCGCTCCACGTGCGCGGGCGAGGTCGCCAGCGTGAGCGTGCCGCCCTTGGCGTACCCGCACTCGATGCCCTCGGCCGCCGCGATCCGGCCGACCTCGTCGACGGTCTCGACCATCGCCGCCTGCAGGTCGACCGCGGCGGCGTGCCCGGCCGCGGCCCCGCCGGCGGCCGCGGCCACCGCCTCCCGGGAGGCCGCGAACAGCGCCGAGCACCAGCCGCCGTTGCGCCCGGAGGCTCCGAACCCGGCGACCTCCCGCTCCACCACCACGATCCGCAGCGACGGGTCGGCGACCGCGAGGTAGTACGCGGTCCAGAGCCCCGTGTAGCCGGCCCCGACGATGGCCACGTCGGCCTCGACGTCCCCGTCCAGCGCCGGTCGAGGCCGCAGCTCCCCGACCTGATCCAGCCACAGGCTGACCCCCGCGTACGACGTCACTGTGCTGCCCCTGTTCGCTGCCGGTCGGGCGCCCATGGCGGCGTCTTCCCTCCGCGCCCCTGCCGGAACCGTGGTCGCGCGGCCGGGGGGCGCTCCGGTCCAGATGCCGCCGCGCCCGACCGTCCGCTCACTGTGCTGCCCCTGTTCGCTGCCGGTCGGGCCCGGTCGGGCGCCTGCGCCCACGGCCCGACCGTACGCTGCCGGTATGCCTAGGTACGGGCCCATGTACGGGCCGGACGTGACCTTCCTCGGCGTGCCGGCCTGCGACCTCGGCGACCCGGCGTCCTTCGCGCAGTCGAGGGCGGTGATCGTGGGCGCGCCGTTCGACGGGGGCGCGACCCACCGGCCCGGGGCCCGGTTCGGCCCGCAGGCGATCCGGACCACGGACTACCTGCCGCACGACGGCTCCCGGCCGCACCTGGCCCTGCACGTGGACCCGCTGAAGGACCTCGCGGTGACCGACGCCGGCGACGTGGAGATGCCGCCGGGTGAGATCGAGCGGTCCCTGGACGCGCTGCGGCAGGCGGTCTCCACGGTGGCTGCGACCTCGATCCCGGTGATCCTCGGCGGCGACCACTCGATCGCGCTGCCGGACGTGCAGGGCGTGGCCGAGCACGTCGGCTGGGGGCGGGTCTCGGTCGTGCACTTCGACGCGCACGCCGACACCGGCGAGGACCAGTGGGGCGCGCTCTACGGGCACGGCACGCCGATGCGCCGGCTGGTCGAGTCGGGCGCGGTCCGCGGCGACCGGTTCCTGCAGATCGGGCTGCGCGGTTACTGGCCCGGGCCGGAGACGCTGGCCTGGATGGACGCGCAGGGCTTCCGCTCGTACGAGATGACCGAGGTGGTCGCCCGGGGTCTGGACGAGTGCCTGACCGAGGCGTTCGCGATCGCCACCGACGACTGCGACGGGGTGTTCCTGTCCATCGACGTGGACGTGGT comes from Mycobacteriales bacterium and encodes:
- a CDS encoding MMPL family transporter, yielding MFEALGRAAFRRRWAVLVAAVAFLLVGGLWGTGVFASLTSGGFDDPGSDSSRAAAVAAAELGRDDADVVVLYRSADRTVDDPAVRQAVTGTLAALPADAVARTVDWYGTRAPGLVSADRHATYAVLTLQGDEQQRTDVLNRIEPDLAAPGLDTTVSGTTTVGRDINERVSADLVRAETLSMPILLVLLVLVFGSLVAASLPVAIGALAILGAFTALRVVSLFTEVSIFSVNVVTILGMGLAIDYGLFVVGRYREELAGGLEPRAALVRTMATAGRTVAVSGLTVAAALAGLLIFPQVFLRSMGLGGIAAVLIAVAAALTVLPALLAVLGRRVDALPVRRRRTAAPATATGAWDRLARSVMRRPVLYATAVVGVLLTLGLPFLRVSFGGIDARALPAATESRQVTETLNRDFPANATTPIQAVVSLPAGAGPGDLNAWVGEARTVPGITSATVTDRRDRTARVDLAFAGDPMSAQSRALVDRVRALPPPPGGSVLVGGQTATLADLLSSLGRLLPWMGLIVAGVTVLLLFLAFGSIVLPIKALLMNALSLTASFGAIVWIFQDGHLSGLLDFTSTGTLEATQPILVLAIVFGLSMDYEVFLMSRIRERYLATGDNTESVATGLQRTGGLITTAALLLVVVIGAFSLSGITFIKLIGVAMAIAVIVDATVVRALLVPASMRLLGRWNWWAPTPLRRFQDRFGLHEEADFSPGRNGGDGTLGRRDEAAGNRPDVAEVVQ
- a CDS encoding TetR/AcrR family transcriptional regulator, whose protein sequence is MATTLSRRERVRAATVAEIKETARRILVAEGPDGLSLRAIAREMGMTAPALYRYFPSREDLVIALIADLYDELTEALEAARDGEAEAGAPFQLGAASREFRGWALANRREFELLFGSPIPGRGEDEDDDDPAHQASERFGLIFGGLVARIYLDDPFPIPADEEIPPELRQELETWRSWFPVELPLGAAQVFLSCWIQLYGMVAMEVFGHLRFALSDAEPMFESELRDLATKLGFADKYPPSPPP
- a CDS encoding FAD-dependent oxidoreductase; amino-acid sequence: MTSYAGVSLWLDQVGELRPRPALDGDVEADVAIVGAGYTGLWTAYYLAVADPSLRIVVVEREVAGFGASGRNGGWCSALFAASREAVAAAAGGAAAGHAAAVDLQAAMVETVDEVGRIAAAEGIECGYAKGGTLTLATSPAHVERVKAHVADDQDWGATDTRWLSAAEVRERVAAAGVLGAAFTPHCARVQPAALVRGLARAASERGVRIYERTAATALSAGVVETARGRVRAPVVIRATEAYTAELPGERRTVLPIYSLIVATAPLPAAAWDALGWDGAETLTDGRHLLVYAQRTADGRIAFGGRGAPYHARSRTEPAYDRDERVFAELERTMRTVLPGLGDVPVTHRWGGPLAAARDWFPSVGLDPATGLGWGGGYVGDGVATANLAGRTLADLVLRRDTRLTRLPWVGHRSRRWEPEPLRWLGATAVRRLATSADAAEARTGTPARRATLLTRLTGG
- the speB gene encoding agmatinase, coding for MPRYGPMYGPDVTFLGVPACDLGDPASFAQSRAVIVGAPFDGGATHRPGARFGPQAIRTTDYLPHDGSRPHLALHVDPLKDLAVTDAGDVEMPPGEIERSLDALRQAVSTVAATSIPVILGGDHSIALPDVQGVAEHVGWGRVSVVHFDAHADTGEDQWGALYGHGTPMRRLVESGAVRGDRFLQIGLRGYWPGPETLAWMDAQGFRSYEMTEVVARGLDECLTEAFAIATDDCDGVFLSIDVDVVDPGMAPGTGTPEPGGLTSRQLLDAVRRCALELPVVGVDVVEVAPAYDPAEVTAYLANRVVLEALSGIAARGN